The Myxococcales bacterium genome contains the following window.
GGTCGGCCAACCGGACGAAATCGCCCAGCTCGTGGCGTTTCTGGCGTCAGACGAATCGTCCTACTGCACCGGCTCAGAGTTCACCGCGGACGGCGGCATGCGGGCGGGGACATGAAAATCTGCTCGGTCAACTGGATCGACGGGTGAAATCGCGGCCGGGGTGCAGCAGCAGTTCGCGCTAGACTTTCCCCGCGATTTCGCGCATTTTTGAGTCAACTCATTGAGGAGGGCGACGATGCCCAAGCGCTACGACAACATACTCGAGACCATCGGAAATACCCCCGTGGTCCGAATCAACAAGCTCGCTCCGGAAGGAGCCGAGGTCTACGTCAAGATCGAGGCCATGAACCCCATGGGCTCAGTGAAGGATCGCCTGGCACTCGGCGTCATCGAGGCAGCGGAGAAGTCCGGTGAACTGAAGCCGGGCCAGACCGTGATCGAAGCGACGAGCGGCAACACCGGCATTGGCCTGGCGATGGTCTGCGCGCAAAAGGGCTATCCCCTGGTCGTCACCATGGCGGAGAGCTTCAGCGTCGAGCGTCGCAAGATCATGCGCTTTCTCGGGGCAAAGGTGATTCTCACTCCCGCGGCTGAGCGCGGAACAGGAATGCTCAACAAGGCGAGTGAGTTGGCAGAGAAGAATGGTTGGTATTTGACTCGCCAGTTTGACAACGAAGCCAACGCCGACATTCACTCGCGAACCACCGCCCCGGAGATCCTCGCCGCCTTCGAGGGAGATGGTCTGGACTACTGGGTAACGGGCTTCGGCACCGGTGGCACGCTCAAGGGCGTTGCGCGTGTGTTGAAGGTGAAGTCGCCGGCTACCAAGATCGTGGTGGTCGAGCCTGTGAACGCAGCGATGCTCGCCAGCGGCGACACGCAAAAGCGACACAGCGACGGCTCACCCGACGGCAGCCACCCGAGCTGGGAGCCGCATCCGATTCAAGGTTTGTCACCCGATTTCATTCCCAAGCTCGCCGAAGAT
Protein-coding sequences here:
- the cysK gene encoding cysteine synthase A, whose translation is MPKRYDNILETIGNTPVVRINKLAPEGAEVYVKIEAMNPMGSVKDRLALGVIEAAEKSGELKPGQTVIEATSGNTGIGLAMVCAQKGYPLVVTMAESFSVERRKIMRFLGAKVILTPAAERGTGMLNKASELAEKNGWYLTRQFDNEANADIHSRTTAPEILAAFEGDGLDYWVTGFGTGGTLKGVARVLKVKSPATKIVVVEPVNAAMLASGDTQKRHSDGSPDGSHPSWEPHPIQGLSPDFIPKLAEDAQAAELVDEVVAVKGPDAFATSTALAQQEGIFVGISAGATLFAALELARRAPKGSKILAMLPDTGERYLSTPLFEDIPSEMTDEEHAIAG